ATCGCCGCCAGCGGGAGAAAACGCAATGAGATGTGTTTGGGTTGTTTGACGGGAGAGTATCCCAACGTGCCGGCCGCGCACAGCGCGCGTGCGATGGTGGGATGACGACTCCGCTTTGATCGAGTACATCACCAAAGACGGCCGTACCGTGTTGCGCATTGGGCGCTACACATTCTCCCAAACGACATTTTTGATGGTGACCGCGGTCATCATCGGGATCGGCGGTGGTTTCGGTGCGGTCGGCTTTCGCGCGCTGATAACGCTCGAAACCTATCTCGCTTTCAATATCATCGGCGCCGGGCTCGGCAAGGTCATCGGCGTCATGGCGATCGTCGTGCAGCTGGCGATCGGCGGCATCATCGCCGCTTGGATCACGGCGCGTTTTGCGCCCGAGGCCAAAGGACACGGCGTTCCGGAGGTGATGGAAGCGGTCGCAATGCGCGGGGGTAAGATGCGCCCGCGCGTGATTGCGATCAAGGCGATTGCATCCGCCTCCTCGATCGGATTTGGCGGAAGCTGCGGTCGCGAGGGCCCGATCGTGCAGATCGGGTCGACGATCGGCTCGGTGCTCGGGCAACTCGTGCGCGCGCCTGCGCCGATCGTCCGCACCTTGGTCTCGTGCGGAGCTGCCGCCGGCATCTCGGCCACCTTCAATGCACCGATCGGCGGCGTGTTCTTCGCCGCTGAAATCATTCTCGGTGAGTTTGCGCCGCGTTCGTTTGCCGCCATCGTCGTTTCGTCGGTGCTCGCGGCCGTGATCGGCCGGGCCTTCCTCGGCAACCATCCCTCGTTCTCGGCCGCCGGGTTCGTGCTCATCTCGCCCTACGAGCTGATCCTCTACGCGATTCTCGGCGTAATCTGCGCCGTGTGGGCGACCGGATTCGTGCGGATGCTTTACTTCATCGAAGACCGCTTCGAGGAATTCAAGATTCCGGCGTGGGTCAAAGGCGGTATCGGCTTCGCCCTCGTCGGCGTGATCGGCATTTGGCTGCCGCAGGTCTTCGGAGTCGGCTACGTCTCGATACAGCAAGTGCTCGATCAGCACGTGGGCCCCGGCCGCGCGTTGCTGCTCGCGATCGCCAAGCCTTTGGCCACCTCGCTGACGCTCGGCTCAGGCGGATCGGGCGGCGTCTTCGCGCCCTCGCTCTTCACCGGTGCGTTCTTAGGCGACGCGTTCGGGCGCCTGGT
The DNA window shown above is from Candidatus Baltobacteraceae bacterium and carries:
- a CDS encoding chloride channel protein encodes the protein MIEYITKDGRTVLRIGRYTFSQTTFLMVTAVIIGIGGGFGAVGFRALITLETYLAFNIIGAGLGKVIGVMAIVVQLAIGGIIAAWITARFAPEAKGHGVPEVMEAVAMRGGKMRPRVIAIKAIASASSIGFGGSCGREGPIVQIGSTIGSVLGQLVRAPAPIVRTLVSCGAAAGISATFNAPIGGVFFAAEIILGEFAPRSFAAIVVSSVLAAVIGRAFLGNHPSFSAAGFVLISPYELILYAILGVICAVWATGFVRMLYFIEDRFEEFKIPAWVKGGIGFALVGVIGIWLPQVFGVGYVSIQQVLDQHVGPGRALLLAIAKPLATSLTLGSGGSGGVFAPSLFTGAFLGDAFGRLVHFMFPVWTAPGAAYGLVGMAALFAAAAEAPMTAILIVFEMSNDYTIILPLMVCVVIATVIGRRLLGSTVYEMKLIRRGVDWQRVRRPRFLSRVKIATIRREPPVVAQLNDEISGIVERDGESGELAVPVCSGRRFIGIVTSADLAKAVAQGHGSDRISSIVQTVNHVLHPDDTVERAATLMADAPIPLLPVVDPRDEHLIGIVTRRDVLQAYRSLVDV